The DNA sequence ATCAGGTTCCTATCCTTCTTTCATCTcctattccctctcccttactctcctcagttctgcattgTTGCACATTCAAAGAGACCCTTTCATGCAGCATAAGCTTGTCGCAGTGCAATGGAATGAAACTTCCTTTACCATAACAGGCTTCTGCAATTGCCCTTCCGCCATAGGATGCAGGCAGCACATATTCAGTTGGCATGGTTGTGGTGGGgaggggtttagttaggattgggctgtttatcctTTTCCTTCTATATGATTTCCTGATCTGAATTCCATCCCACTGTGCTTAAGGTGGAGAATAGAACCAGAAGCATTTATGAGCAATTTTGCAGAAGACAGTCACCCAAAAGAAACTGATCTCCTATACGAAATCCGCTGGGGAAGAAGTCCCAGGACCTGGAAGAACTTCTGTAGAAATGACCACCCCATCCATGCTGAAGTCAACTTTTTGAAAAATAAGTTGAGGATGCACAGCACTACTCCCTGCTATATCACTTGGTTTTTATCTTGGAGTCCTTGTGGTGTATGTAGCCGCCGTATCATTGAGTTCTTGGCAAAACATCACAATGTGAGGCTGAAGATATGTGTGGCTCGGCTGTATAGGTCTTATGACAAACGTAATCAGGAGGGCCTGAGGAACTTGGATCAAAGTCAGGTGAACATAAGCATTATGAGTCGTGATGGTAAGTGCAAGTGAATGGGGGACTAGGAATCATGCTGTGGATCTGTTAAATAACATTAGCCTTGtatacatgatgatgatgatgatgatgatgatttttcaTAAAGCAACTTTAATCTGacaaggaagaaaggaaacaagTGTGGGGACTTTTGTGTATAGGAAGTACAAACAAAGCACACTTCCTATACACAAAAGTCCCCACActtgtttcctttcttccttgtCAGATTAAAGTTGCTTTATGAAAAATTATTATTGTCTTGTTTCCCCCTTTCTAGTCTGCTGTTGTACAGAGTGACTCTAGGCAGCCATTCCAGGATAAGGTTTGGTTCCATAGAAGGTTTAGCACCATTCGGCTTTGAGCATTGGCTAGGCAGTGTGGGGTCCCCTCTTCTTGTCTCCATCCCACTTTCTAGCTCATAAGTCTAATTAAAGctctggttcccaatctgtggtctggggaccacaggtggtctgcaaaaccctgagaagtgatccacAAGGtgtcggaggggggggggagtttttgaTCACTTCCACATCTCACTGAGTGAAtattcccccatggaccaccagagagggcatagaatggactgcctgcagcTGGCGGCAGAAGCGGCAAACCAcaaaatctctaataaatcttttctaattacagacAGCTTATGTTATCCACAGGTTTAGTACCTGGATTTCTTCATCTGTGGGTCCTTGAACCTGTGGTGTGGGCCAACCTGGAggctctggagacaaggggagttgtgccccccttgcctctggaagctcttctgaagcccacaaaggctgtgcacatctgccagcagcctctatgggcttcagaatgaagcctgaAATCGTATaaaggtgacttccagttttcagcaaaaacaggaagtcacCTTTAAATGGTCCAGGCTCCAATCTGTAGCCCACAGGGGCTGTGTGCAgacacctgtggcctctgcaggcttcagaagagtctCTGGACTGACCAGAGCTTAGCTCTGGTTGGGTTCAGGGTGGGGCAAAAACCACTTGTTTTGAATACCCATGGTTTTCCTTATGTGTGGGAGTTTTGGGAATGGAACCTCTATGAATAATGAGGccacctgtattacaaatttaaatgtattttttgtacGTGGGTGTGGGGTGTTGCATGTGGTCCAGGACAATTTCAGTTTTTGCTTCAGTGGGTCCActgtctcctaaaggttgggaaccacttaatGAAAGTGTCAGTGAACTGTGCTTCACTTGTGACCAAGTGAACTTGGTCTTTTGGAAGATGGCTATGCCAGACAGAACAGGACTTGGGGCTGTAAGTGGCTCTGAGTGcccatcaatcaatcaacaatcaatcaacagtatttatatacgacttttcaactaaaagttcacaaagcggtttacagagaaaaatcaaataactaaatggctccctgtcccaaaagggctcacaatctaaaaagatgcaaaaatgaataccagcagacagccactagaacagacagtgctggggtgaggtgggccagttactctccccctgctaaaaaaaggagcacccacttgaaaaagtgcctcttacccaattagcaggggtgaattAGCATGGgtaagtgcctcttacccatgtGCTCAGCGAGCAAGGAAGTGGGTTCCCTTGAAACTCCACTCCCCCTTCAGTTCTTTGAAAATTAGAACATCTTTAATGGCTTTGGCCTTAGAAGGGCAAAGGCATTTTAAGATTTTAGGTATTTGGTCTTTTTGATTGTAAGTGGCAATATGGGTGAGGTCTTGAGACTGTAAGAAAATGTTGAGCCAGTTGAAGAATTAGGAATTTTGAACTGTTTTGGGGTTTGGTGCTCCACATACCATAAGCAGTGCAGAGATATCAACTTCTCTGGCAGAAAAGCAGAGAAACACTCCAAACTTGGTGCCCAACAAAGTCAGTAAAAGTGGTTCAGCTGTCCTTGTTCTGTACGAACCCTGCCTCCTCCTTTTGGCATTTGAGATCCAAGTTCCAGTTCACTCTGTGCTTCACAAAATTCACTGAGTATATGCTCTGATGTCAGGGACCAATTTTTCCCCACTTAACTAGACAACTcccagtttttcaggaaaacatAAGAAGTATAGTAAGGTAGTGAGTTAGGCAGTGACTGACCAAGAAGCGTGTCCCTGGCAGGTGGCTTGCTTTGAAACCCCAAACATTCAGCTAGTGCAAAAGAGCTGTTTGAGAATTTCTGTAGTATGGGATGCATGTGTGGATATGTACAAAATGTTGCAGAAGAGCAAAGAGAAAATGCATAAGTTGGTGCAGGAGGGATTTTGTAAGGAGCAAACAGAAAGATCCAGGTTAACAGAGCAGTGATTGCAGGTAGGGTCAGTTTGACCCACCTGCTGCATCAAGAACAGAAGGAGAGAACTGTTAACGTATCTCTAgagtagtgcttcccaaactcctacaagggagttgggagcactttatgtcagagctattcaaactggggcatcgcaacgccccagccttggcctctgcccccttaagggtcagtggcaggggaagggcagtgacgcgatccccaggatcgcactgctcgggggggggctgcagggactgggatgtactcaccagtccctgcagcagcctgtcgggggtgcagggagccctgtgcaagcgtctgctgggctccccgacgttccaaaagtgaaagtggagcaattgcgctccacctccacaaaaccggaagtggagcgcaattgctccactttcacttttagaaggctggggggcactgcagatgctcgcacaggggaGCGCATCCCAGTCCCTTCAGCCCCCCTTAGCATCACGATCcaggggatcgcattgctgcctcccccaccccgctgcctccctcccctccaaggacttactgtggctttAAGAAAACCGCAGCTTTAAGTTGTTGCACAGGAGAGGgcgaaggcagcgacacgattcccaggatcgcgctgctgccagggacagaagtggGGTTTTCTTCTTATCTGCAGTCAGTTCTGTAGTCCTGGGGGAATGCAGGGAGCCATCTGCAGGACTCCCAGTGACTGCGAAACTGTAAGAAAAGGGAGAAGGGGCACTTCCGATTTTTACAGCTAAATAGGAAGTGCCCTTTCCCCTATTTTTAAACAGTTTTGCAGGGTCCCGTTCCCCCTgaaccccccaggactgcagctttgcctgcaggtaagtagaaaaaaccctcccatccccagcaacagcgcaatcctgggggttgTTGCCTTCTCAGTGtccctaccccttaaaggggcattggccagtgcttcccaggcaggTGGGTCATTCAAAACAGCAGTTGCTAGAAGCGCAAGCTGTCACCTAATTTTTGGCCcaacagagaggaagaaaatgaAAGCCCCATCCAACCATGGGAGGGGGAGTTAGAATTAACTGTTGCACCAAGGTATAATCACTGCTATGAGCCTGGAGGAGTCAGCACACTGCAGTTGAGACAACTAGTTGCCCAGGTTTACACAATGGGGTTTGGGAAACTTCTATTAAGAACACTTCAAGGCAAATGGTCATAAAGAAAGGAAATATCTAAGTTATGAGAATTTGGAtacttggatgagagagagaggccctacatggaaagagagagaggagagagagagaggccctaCATGGAAGGCCCTAGTGGAAAGAAAATCTGGCAAGAAGAAGGAGGAAGAAAGGCGAGCCTGAGATTCGGAATCTGCATATCAAAGAGAGCTTTACTGGAAGAGTAAGAGGGGAAACCCTCACATTCCGTCTGGCTTATTTACCTTCTATCACAGGATGTTTGTGCAGTTCTGTTGCATCTTTCTCCACGTCCGACATGATCCTGCTTGGTCTGATCCCACACCCCTGTGAAGATGAGGAAAGCCCCTACTGCCCCAGAAGACTAGGTCATAGAGGAATCCGATAGTAGTGAGGAGGAAAACAGTAGTGAGGAGGAAGAGGTGTCGTGCAGAGAAAAGTCATGTGGCACTCAAGGACTAGTGATCTCAGGAGATTCCACAGGTCTAAACAGCTCTTAAGAAGGAATGTACTTTCCCAGGGAAGCCCATGAGCCCCACTATGAGAGGCCAAGGCTCACAGATGTCAAGGGTGTGAAGTAGCTGGAAGTCTTAACCTCCAGCAACACGATCACTTGGCTTACCAGAGCTTGGCAAGTGGGCTCTACCACCATGGTCATAACTTTTTCCAAAGAACACAAAAGATTTGGAAAGGTGCTAAGAATGTGTTCCTAGATCCCTGAAGTCTTCCTACAACTAGAACTCCCATTATGAGTACTGGTACCATGTTGGTGGTGACCTTGGGGCAATCCCCTGACAAGGTCCCCCTGTGGCACCCCTACCAACCCACTAATGGAGCACTGAGAGCTACttactgaaggttcaggggttGACCTGGCCAAGCAGGCCCTCTGTGGTTTAGCTTTGCATCATAGAGAGACTGGCAAACATGCTTTTTCCCCATTGTTGAAAGTGATATGATATGACTCGTAGTTCATACACTTATTTCTTTGTCAAAGTATGAAGCAATTAAACTGTTTTCCATTTTGAAAGCTTGCAAGAGCCTTTGAGAGGAACCAAAGAAATGAATGGGTACACAAAAAGAAACTCCACCTTCAGCTCTGTGAAAAACTATCAACAATCGTAGCCTCTGCACACACCTCCAGAGCTTTGAAATCTCTTCCAGAACTATCCAAGCTTTCCGGGCAgtgaacagattgccaagggacgtggtggattctccttcactggagatcctcaagcagaggcttgacaagcacctgatggagatgctgtaggaggatttcctgctacaggcagagggttggactagattaccttagaggtcccttccagctctatgattctataaccATAACAGCCACCTGTGTAAAATCAAAATGTAAACATTTGTAACTTAAAATATGGAGGATGCTACTAGCATAAGAACAAAGAATAGTAAAGTAGGTTATCCACTGACAATCCATATGGAAATGGTATATCATCACATTGTACATTAATTTAAGCCTCATGCCAGAGGACAAAGTATACATTATGTGTGTGTGATTAtgtgtgtaaataaatatttagggtgcaatccagaggcgcccttgggccagcacaagtcccttgcatcagcccaggagggtcacaagcgtgtgccataaggcacatttgcgctgcCTTGGGAGTTGGCAGAGgtgcagcctgcagaggctgatacaAGCCTCCACACCGATTGAGGCACCAAGCCTTGCTGggtcgacgcaaggctctggggtaggcgggagagaggtgttctggggtggggggagggcaggccgcCCCAGGGGCAGGCAACCTCAGGGGTgcgcaggtggggagcaggaggcaggactgggacatGGCAGTTATGTGATGTCACATGGCAGGCCTGGGGATTTCACATATTTGTGTGTACCTATATAGTGACTGATCCAAGGTTCATACCAAATGGATGGAAAGCATGCAAAAAAAAGTCAAGGGAAAATCCTGAATTTTTTTAGAGGACTTCCCCCATTTTTCACAGTAAAAATTGCAATTTTACTTGTTAGCATGTTGAATGAAAAAATTTTGaagtattgttttaaaatattgttacGTTCCTGCTGTAAATACCTACTGACACACCActtcccatctccctcctgtaCTTTCAAGCCAGTGGAAGGAAGTGAAGTGGTGTTCCTGCAGCACATACTAAATtttgcatggtgggggggggggaatgaatgggAACAGCCCTTTGAGATGTAAGTCTCAGGCCCTGTGATGGCTGCTTGAAGGGGGTCTccactcagcactctccttcctcccctcagcTCACCCTTATTCTAGATAGAATATATAAAACTGTTGttttatatatgccaataaagggatggatggatggattaaATAAAGCAGTAGTAATCACTGCCACCAAGGCTCAATCTAGAGAAAGGAGAAAGGGGCTACCTTGCAGGACTTCCAGTTGTGTGGCAGGAACCCCAGATTGCCAGGAGATCCACCCAAAAATGAGCACAGTAGCACTGTAACTGTTGTGGGGACAAAGTCACAACCCCTTCACTGAGTTAACCAAGCACGGCAGTTTAAAATAAGGAAGATCAAAATAAGAGGGACCCATTGCAGATATTTAATGGAGGAAAAACCCAGACGTGAAGGTTCAATCTATGCCTTTAACAGAATGCATAGTTTGACTCTGAAACTAGTGCTTTTTACTCCTCTGACCCGTTTTCCATTTTGGATGTGAACACGTGAAAGATTTTTTTCGCCCGCCAACTCTCAGTTTGGCTCCTCTCAATCTCTCAGGCTTTCTTAGGGAACTGGAAACTGCACATACAGTATATACTTCTCCACTGAAGCTCTCCCAACTTTGAAACACCCTGACAGGCTATTTATCATTGATGTATTCAGGTCTTTTATCCCGAATCTTGAGACTGCAAGTTACTttcaagtcaagtctcaagttGGAGCCAACTTTAACAGAAAAAGGTAGTGgtagggtgtgggggggggacatACTAGAAAATCAAGAAGACATGCACAAAGttaggttaaaaaaataaattatcatGGGCAAGTTTAATAAGGCTTTATTTAAGCAAAAGTGTGCGGTTAATCTAGTTTATCAAGATTGCATTTTAGAAAAACTATTTTTTCCAAAGTTATGTTACTAACCAAGGCCAGCAAGTTGGTCGCTAAAAATATACAAGTTGCAAGTCAAGTCCAGTCAGCGCTTCATTTATTACTGAGTCAAGTCATTGAAGAGtccaacttgagtctgagtcaacCAACTCAAGTCTACATCACTAATATTTATTTCTTCAGATTTTTTCTACTGTTGGAGAAAATTTGTGAATCAGCAAAGTGGTTATTGTTGGCGATGGCATTTCTTAGAGCATGTTTATTCTGAAGAACTTTACTGGATTTATTCTGAAGAACTTGACCAGATTCTTGAGTAAGTGGCTTTATCTAAATTCAGGCTAAAGTAACAGAGGTAAATACAAATAGAGGGAGGGGCTTCTTACTTTCCAGTGATGGAACTGGGTTGCCTACTGCCCAAATACTTGTGATTATATTTGGGAGGGGGACTATAGCTAGGTCACCAGGAGAGATACTGTGCATGTCTCTTTCCCCTGCACACAGAAGCATGCATGCGCTCAGTTCCGTCAGGTCCCTGCCGATTTCAGTAAAAGCGAGTGCAAAGCCAGTTGCAAACCTACCATAAGgtcagatggggcaaaagccccaagtgCGAGGTGCTAgggccccatggaagcctctctgaggctcccaatgggggcagaaactgtgcttccagtctcccagaagtacagtttacattggggaacctcagagaggtttccttacataagaacagccccactggatcaggccataggcccatctagtccagcttcctgtatctcacagcggcccaccaaatgccccagggagcacaccagataacaagagacctcatcctggtgccctcctttgcatctggcattctgacataacccatttctaaaatcaggaggttgcgcatacacatcatggcttgtaccccataatggatttttcctccagaaacttgtccaatccccttttaaaggcatctaggctagacgccagcaccgcatcctgtggcaaggagttccacagaccgaccacacgctgagtaaagaaatattttcttttgtctgtcctaacccgcccaacactcaatttgagtggatgtcccctggttctggtattatgtgagagtgtaaagagcatctctctatccactctgtccatcccctgcataattttgtatgtctcaatcatgtcccccctcaggcatctcttttctaggctgaagaggcccaaacgctgtagcctttcctcataaggaaggtgccccagccccgtaatcatcttagtcgctctcttttgcaccttttccatttccactatgtcttttttgagatgcggcgaccagaactggacacaatactccaggtgtggcctcaccatcgatttgtacaacggcgttataatactagccgttttgttctcagtacccttcctaatgattccttGACATGGGTGGAGgtcacacgaggctctgtgagcctcaggtgagtaggggggctggATTTTTGTACGAGGAGGCAGTGATAGGCCGCGgacattgcggacctttgccctgggcatggggctgggaaAGTTCACTGctgcgcaaagcacttctgttttgcaggaggtgctttgcactcactttttcggaatgttccaagccttggggagccctatgAAGGGCTGctcaaggctccctgcacctcctgcagcctccagcagccctacctagttaaaagtaagtgcaaagcacccccttgcTCCCCTTAGCCCCCCTCTTcccttgccccttaaagggataggaGGAAGTaactggggaagtgttacacaaacgtGTTCAGCAACAGACCTCCATACTGAGAGTACTCTGGTAATTATACTCTCttcagaggagagaaagggcatCCCTTTTGGGGTGTTCCCTTCTGTGCAGTAGCAACTACTCTTCCCGGAACTGTCTGTGTCAGGGCACTGTGCCATCACAATCTTCCCAGAAGGTACCCAAAGGTGCAAGGGAAGGTCAGGTGCACAGGTTGTGTGCTTTGCTTCTTTCCACATTGTCCCTGCCTGCTGTTGATATAAACAAAAATGGGTGCCAGTCCCTGTTGATTGGTCAGTTAGGTAGCTCTATCCTAGCCTTCCTCCAGTGAGCATGCATGATGTGTCCAAGCATCCCTTTCATTCTCCCAATGGTTCTAATCTACCTGTGAGTCGAGTTAGACTGAGAAACAGTGAGTGATCAGGGCTCACCCAATATGTTTGTGGCTGCTGCGATGGTGTTCTGATTGTTCCCCTTCCAGAGAGGTGATCAAAACACAGAAAATGGAAATTTGGGGCACTGTTTAGGATGTCACTTTGCTTCAGACTAGGCCTGACTCTCCActattctctctccctccacagATCATACTGAACAGACCAATTCTCAGGGCGACCAACAGTCACTCCTTGCTACTGAAGGAGAATTGGTGATTTTAACCAGCAGAAATTTCTATAACCCTTTTGCTTGGCTCAAGCGTATTTTAGTGTCTAGGAATATTAATGCCAAACACATTTCAGTTAAATGAAAGAAACTTTCAGAAGTTCTGAGAAATTCAGAAGATTTTACCTACAAATGGTGAACAAAAAACAAACTTCATGTATTGACAGTCACATCTCCCACCACGCTGTagcatgcaaccatgccaacaaaGCACATGTTGCATGGTATGGGGGGCACCAGAAAGCCAAGGCGAGGTAAGTAAAACACGTTTTTACTTACTCCTCAGTAGGCTTTCTGGTcacctatgtgtctccttggacccacaccagctatgtagctaaCATAAA is a window from the Tiliqua scincoides isolate rTilSci1 chromosome 2, rTilSci1.hap2, whole genome shotgun sequence genome containing:
- the LOC136639248 gene encoding C->U-editing enzyme APOBEC-1-like, whose protein sequence is MAQREQFDRRTSQRWRIEPEAFMSNFAEDSHPKETDLLYEIRWGRSPRTWKNFCRNDHPIHAEVNFLKNKLRMHSTTPCYITWFLSWSPCGVCSRRIIEFLAKHHNVRLKICVARLYRSYDKRNQEGLRNLDQSQVNISIMSRDDFFYCWRKFVNQQSGYCWRWHFLEHVYSEELYWIYSEELDQILESY